The Archangium lipolyticum genome contains a region encoding:
- a CDS encoding DUF6232 family protein has protein sequence MMERESWPVAKPRPRSVLRLVPSLPPEPCTPSGERVLVAADGLRLTNERLEVGGCSWRLEELRGFGTRHEAPGFRVPLLIGAGAALMVPMLLLQPGSFRVTAALLVATALVFASIVWLVVAADTYWLTVRTSEGERQVLRIQDHQLFARVVEELGELLERPESRPVAPSPGVSAPRLALVR, from the coding sequence ATGATGGAGCGTGAGTCCTGGCCGGTGGCGAAGCCGCGCCCCAGGTCCGTGCTGAGGTTGGTTCCTTCCCTACCGCCGGAGCCGTGTACCCCCTCGGGTGAGCGGGTCCTGGTGGCGGCGGACGGCCTCCGGCTGACGAACGAGCGGCTGGAGGTGGGGGGCTGCTCCTGGCGGCTCGAGGAGCTGCGTGGCTTCGGCACGCGCCACGAGGCCCCCGGCTTCCGGGTGCCGCTGCTCATTGGCGCGGGAGCGGCGCTGATGGTGCCGATGCTGCTGCTGCAACCGGGCTCGTTCCGGGTGACGGCCGCGTTGCTGGTGGCCACGGCGCTCGTCTTCGCCTCCATCGTGTGGCTGGTGGTGGCCGCGGACACCTACTGGCTGACGGTGCGCACCTCCGAGGGCGAGCGCCAGGTGTTGCGCATCCAGGATCATCAGCTCTTCGCCCGGGTGGTGGAGGAGCTCGGCGAGCTGCTCGAGCGGCCCGAGTCGAGGCCCGTGGCGCCCTCGCCCGGGGTGTCGGCGCCCCGGCTGGCGCTGGTGCGCTGA
- a CDS encoding DNA-binding response regulator, whose amino-acid sequence MRHPLPCCVILAPDADESLRSLLSDVLGDMGIALCAAGDAVRPDVVLALVHREDSVSKVLKVAGNEAGAAPVFVMLPFEDERLRRLALSLGASGCYALGTPLELLKGLLRSVVGRAPRARSDVAGMQGERGRHDDGA is encoded by the coding sequence ATGCGCCACCCCTTGCCGTGCTGCGTCATCCTCGCGCCAGACGCGGATGAGTCGCTGCGGTCGCTGTTGAGCGACGTGCTGGGCGACATGGGCATCGCCCTGTGTGCCGCCGGTGACGCGGTGCGGCCGGACGTGGTGCTCGCGCTCGTGCACCGCGAGGACAGCGTGTCCAAGGTGTTGAAGGTGGCTGGGAATGAGGCGGGGGCCGCTCCTGTCTTCGTGATGTTGCCCTTCGAGGACGAGCGGTTGCGGCGCCTGGCGCTCAGCCTGGGCGCCAGTGGCTGTTACGCGCTGGGCACGCCGCTGGAGCTGTTGAAGGGGCTGCTGCGCAGCGTGGTGGGCCGAGCACCCCGCGCGCGATCGGATGTCGCGGGTATGCAGGGTGAACGCGGGAGGCACGATGATGGAGCGTGA
- a CDS encoding right-handed parallel beta-helix repeat-containing protein, with the protein MKRLWLLVGGLALVAGCREERDLPVTYDLGGPPPSVEQVSQTPTSVGPADILRLGVTLTSGSRGPLSFSWTTNAGAVGTPVEGADGSEVVWTALSCLPADVTPTVTLTVTDARGQSTSRTFPVTWTGPICTQPPCAFSLEAERVALAADCSTDFPLFVPDGYTFDGQGHTVTAVNPTGGRFSGAVIRNRGGTARVRGVTVTTRGLTNPCATNAAERLRGIQLAGAMGEVVDSEVRDVNRGLDSSGCQEGVGIEVRNDDASRGPFKVDVLRNRVSGYQKLGILVTGAVEVNVARNTVDGRGPVAHIARNGIQVSNGARGRLEGNIISGNAYVGDTGNTTGAGILVSGGSSYRQALVTGLSIEGNSLTDNDVGISLSQYEGSNYDPPTTKTLIRVAGNDVSHGGAVLNPYYQAAISDSGTGNIITSNLYSGEGYKPDPSRHLYSIDVYTTKPASKLVFLSWAQELAAGACSGKVTVQSQDADGNLVPLAETETFTVAASGQEASGVTFYKDAGCTESLGSLSLSNPQAEASFFIRASQPGAATVGVSGGGLSTSRDATIR; encoded by the coding sequence GTGAAACGCCTGTGGCTGCTCGTCGGGGGACTCGCGCTGGTAGCGGGTTGCCGCGAGGAGCGAGACCTTCCAGTCACCTATGATCTGGGCGGGCCGCCTCCCTCCGTTGAGCAGGTGTCCCAGACGCCTACATCGGTGGGGCCCGCGGACATCCTGCGTCTGGGTGTCACCCTCACCAGCGGGAGCCGTGGGCCGCTGTCCTTCTCGTGGACCACGAATGCGGGCGCCGTGGGCACGCCGGTGGAGGGAGCCGATGGCAGCGAGGTCGTCTGGACGGCCCTGTCCTGTCTGCCCGCCGACGTGACGCCCACGGTGACGTTGACGGTCACCGACGCCCGGGGGCAGAGCACCTCGCGAACCTTCCCGGTCACCTGGACGGGTCCCATCTGCACGCAGCCCCCGTGCGCCTTCTCGCTGGAGGCCGAGCGGGTCGCGCTGGCGGCCGACTGCTCCACGGACTTCCCGCTGTTCGTGCCAGACGGCTACACGTTCGATGGCCAGGGCCACACCGTCACGGCGGTGAATCCCACGGGAGGCCGCTTCTCGGGCGCCGTCATCCGCAACCGGGGTGGGACGGCGCGAGTCCGGGGCGTGACCGTCACCACCCGCGGGCTGACGAACCCCTGCGCCACCAACGCGGCGGAGCGGCTCCGGGGCATCCAGCTCGCGGGGGCCATGGGCGAGGTGGTCGACAGCGAGGTGCGGGACGTGAACAGGGGCCTGGACTCGAGCGGCTGTCAGGAGGGCGTTGGCATCGAGGTGCGCAACGATGACGCGAGCCGGGGTCCCTTCAAGGTGGACGTGCTGCGCAACCGCGTCTCGGGCTACCAGAAGCTCGGCATCCTGGTGACTGGCGCCGTGGAGGTGAACGTCGCGCGCAACACCGTGGACGGCCGCGGGCCGGTGGCGCACATCGCACGCAATGGCATCCAGGTGAGCAATGGAGCCAGGGGGCGGTTGGAGGGGAACATCATCTCCGGGAATGCCTATGTCGGGGACACGGGGAACACCACCGGCGCGGGCATCCTGGTCAGTGGCGGCAGCTCCTACCGCCAGGCGCTGGTCACCGGCCTCTCCATCGAGGGCAACAGCCTCACCGACAACGACGTCGGCATCTCCCTCTCCCAGTACGAGGGCTCGAACTACGACCCGCCCACGACGAAGACGCTCATCCGGGTGGCTGGGAACGACGTCAGTCACGGGGGCGCGGTGCTCAACCCGTACTACCAGGCCGCCATCTCGGACTCGGGCACGGGCAACATCATCACCTCGAACCTCTACTCCGGTGAGGGCTACAAACCGGATCCGTCCCGGCACCTGTACTCCATCGACGTGTACACCACGAAGCCGGCGTCGAAGCTCGTGTTCCTCTCCTGGGCGCAGGAGCTCGCGGCAGGGGCCTGCTCCGGGAAGGTCACCGTGCAGAGCCAGGACGCGGACGGCAACCTCGTGCCCCTGGCGGAGACGGAGACGTTCACCGTGGCGGCCTCGGGCCAGGAGGCCTCGGGCGTCACCTTCTACAAGGACGCGGGTTGCACCGAGAGCCTCGGCTCCCTGAGCCTGTCGAACCCGCAGGCGGAGGCGAGCTTCTTCATCCGGGCTTCCCAGCCCGGGGCGGCGACGGTGGGGGTGTCCGGTGGCGGCCTGAGCACGTCGCGGGACGCGACCATCCGCTAG